The following proteins are co-located in the Phragmites australis chromosome 10, lpPhrAust1.1, whole genome shotgun sequence genome:
- the LOC133883567 gene encoding heterogeneous nuclear ribonucleoprotein 1-like isoform X1 yields the protein MAGYGENQDAMNGYEEEEEEEEVEEVEEEVDEEEVYEEEEEGHEEAGAAAAERRRGGGGGEGLENGEAGGDEGRGADAGGGGASGKIFVGGVAWETTEETFTKHFQKYGAITDSVIMKDKHTRMPRGFGFVTFSDPSVIDRVLEDEHVIDGRTVEVKRTVPREEMSSKDSHGPKTRKIFVGGIPPSLTEDKLKEHFSSYGKVAEHQIMLDHSTGRSRGFGFVTFESEDAVERVMSEGRMHDLGGKQVEIKKAEPKKPGGGDSSSNGRYSHGSGGYRGSHRGSGGGSGSGSSGSSGGSGYRSGAAAYYGSTAYAGYGRGYGYGGNAGYGSGFGAGYGGSMYGGPYGAYGGYGSAYGGGAYGAPGGYGAGGYGAYGGARGYGAYGGAGGMGGGSTGGRGSSRYHPYGK from the exons ATGGCGGGGTACGGTGAGAACCAGGACGCGATGAACGGatacgaggaggaggaggaggaggaagaggtggaggaggtcgaggaggaggtggacgagGAAGAGGTgtacgaggaggaagaggaggggcaCGAGGAGGCtggggcggcggctgcggagaggaggagaggcggaggcggaggggagGGCTTAGAGAATGGAGAGGCCGGTGGCGACGAAGGAAGGGGCGCGGACGCAGGGGGTGGTGGCGCATCGGG GAAAATTTTCGTAGGGGGTGTAGCCTGGGAGACCACTGAAG AAACATTCACTAAGCATTTCCAGAAGTATGGTGCTATAACTGATTCTGTGATCATGAAGGACAAACATACTAGGATGCCACGTGGATTTGGATTTGTTACATTTTCCGATCCATCTGTGATTGACAGGGTTCTGGAGGATGAACATGTTATAGATGGAAGAACG GTTGAAGTTAAAAGGACTGTCCCAAGAGAGGAAATGTCATCGAAAGATAGTCATGGTCCTAAGACAAGAAAGATCTTTGTTGGTGGTATTCCACCATCTCTCACTGAAG ATAAGCTAAAGGAGCACTTCTCCTCGTATGGGAAGGTGGCTGAGCATCAGATTATGCTTGACCATAGCACTGGGCGTTCACGAGGCTTTGGCTTCGTTACTTTCGAAAGTGAAGATGCTGTTGAAAGGGTTATGTCAGAGGGAAGAATGCATGATCTTGGAGGAAAACAG GTTGAAATAAAGAAAGCTGAACCAAAGAAACCTGGTGGGGGTGATTCAAGCTCTAATGGGAGATATAGTCATGGGAGTGGTGGTTACCGTGGTTCTCACCGCGGTAGTGGTGGAggcagtggcagtggcagcTCTGGGAGCAGCGGTGGTAGTGGCTATCGATCAGGTGCTGCAGCCTATTATGGTAGCACGGCCTATGCTGGCTATGGCAGAGGGTACGGATATGGAGGTAATGCTGGCTATGGGTCAGGTTTTGGTGCTGGTTATGGTGGTTCCATGTATGGAGGTCCATATGGTGCCTACGGGGGATATGGCAGTGCCTATGGAGGTGGTGCATATGGTGCACCAGGAGGCTATGGTGCAGGAGGATATGGTGCGTACGGTGGTGCAAGGGGATATGGTGCGTATGGCGGTGCAGGAGGAATGGGTGGTGGGAGCACCGGTGGCCGGGGCTCGAGCAGATACCATCCGTATGGAAAATGA
- the LOC133883567 gene encoding heterogeneous nuclear ribonucleoprotein 1-like isoform X2: protein MERPVATKEGARTQGVVAHRETFTKHFQKYGAITDSVIMKDKHTRMPRGFGFVTFSDPSVIDRVLEDEHVIDGRTVEVKRTVPREEMSSKDSHGPKTRKIFVGGIPPSLTEDKLKEHFSSYGKVAEHQIMLDHSTGRSRGFGFVTFESEDAVERVMSEGRMHDLGGKQVEIKKAEPKKPGGGDSSSNGRYSHGSGGYRGSHRGSGGGSGSGSSGSSGGSGYRSGAAAYYGSTAYAGYGRGYGYGGNAGYGSGFGAGYGGSMYGGPYGAYGGYGSAYGGGAYGAPGGYGAGGYGAYGGARGYGAYGGAGGMGGGSTGGRGSSRYHPYGK, encoded by the exons ATGGAGAGGCCGGTGGCGACGAAGGAAGGGGCGCGGACGCAGGGGGTGGTGGCGCATCGGG AAACATTCACTAAGCATTTCCAGAAGTATGGTGCTATAACTGATTCTGTGATCATGAAGGACAAACATACTAGGATGCCACGTGGATTTGGATTTGTTACATTTTCCGATCCATCTGTGATTGACAGGGTTCTGGAGGATGAACATGTTATAGATGGAAGAACG GTTGAAGTTAAAAGGACTGTCCCAAGAGAGGAAATGTCATCGAAAGATAGTCATGGTCCTAAGACAAGAAAGATCTTTGTTGGTGGTATTCCACCATCTCTCACTGAAG ATAAGCTAAAGGAGCACTTCTCCTCGTATGGGAAGGTGGCTGAGCATCAGATTATGCTTGACCATAGCACTGGGCGTTCACGAGGCTTTGGCTTCGTTACTTTCGAAAGTGAAGATGCTGTTGAAAGGGTTATGTCAGAGGGAAGAATGCATGATCTTGGAGGAAAACAG GTTGAAATAAAGAAAGCTGAACCAAAGAAACCTGGTGGGGGTGATTCAAGCTCTAATGGGAGATATAGTCATGGGAGTGGTGGTTACCGTGGTTCTCACCGCGGTAGTGGTGGAggcagtggcagtggcagcTCTGGGAGCAGCGGTGGTAGTGGCTATCGATCAGGTGCTGCAGCCTATTATGGTAGCACGGCCTATGCTGGCTATGGCAGAGGGTACGGATATGGAGGTAATGCTGGCTATGGGTCAGGTTTTGGTGCTGGTTATGGTGGTTCCATGTATGGAGGTCCATATGGTGCCTACGGGGGATATGGCAGTGCCTATGGAGGTGGTGCATATGGTGCACCAGGAGGCTATGGTGCAGGAGGATATGGTGCGTACGGTGGTGCAAGGGGATATGGTGCGTATGGCGGTGCAGGAGGAATGGGTGGTGGGAGCACCGGTGGCCGGGGCTCGAGCAGATACCATCCGTATGGAAAATGA